The genomic stretch TCGACGGTCAGATTGGGCGCGCCGTTGGCGAACGGGATGCCGCGCTTCAGCGCTGCGTAGGCATAGAGCATGCTGGGGGCAATCGTTTGATCGTCCGCGTCGAGCGCGGCTTCAAACGCCTTCAGCGAGGCGTGGGCCGGGCCCGGTTCGGTGAAGACTTCGGTGCTGGCACACCAGACCATGACGCAACGGCTGACGCCGCTCTGTTTGATGAATTGATCGATGTCGGCGCCGACTTGTTCGGCCATTTCGCGGCGCGTGCCTTTTTTACAATGGGTACCTTCCAGGCGGCGGACGTAGTTGCGGTCGAACGCGGCGGGGAAGGGACGCAAGTTCGTGAGTGTATCGCGCAGCGTATCGAGCAGCGGACGCTCCAACACGCCGGCCTTCACGGCGGCGTCGTACGCGTTGTCGGGGAAGCAGTCCCACGCGGCGAACGCGAGTTGATCGAGCCCGGCCAGTGGAACGAAGTCTTTAATGAAGGGGACGTTCTTTTCAGTGCGCTTACCGAGCCGAATGCGGCCCATCTGCGTGAGCGAGCCGATCGGACGCCCTAGTTCGCGGCGGACCGCCTCGATGCCGGCGACGAAGGTCGTGCTGACGGCGCCGAGGCCGGGGAGGAGGATGCCAAGTTTCCCCGCTGCAGGGGCGATCGGTCGTGGTGTGGGTGCCATAGGTGTGGTATCTTTCGTTAGGTTGAACCGTTGATGCGCGCGTCGGCTAACACGCGTGCATTTTTTACGCAACTTTTTTGTCGCACTTGCCGATATTGGGGATGAGAGTCAATTATGCTGATTCAATGGTTGCAGAAAGTTTTTTCCGGCCCGACCGTAACGGCGGCAAATGCCGATAAACAGGCCACTTCCCGGCGCAGTGGGGAGGCGCGCGTGATCGATGTGGTGCGGACGGCATTGCGGGACGAGGCGACGGAACTGAAACATTTGGTCTCGATCGGGTTGCCGCGCACGCGGCGGCGGCGGGCCAAGGCGAAGGTCCGCGCCACGGTGGCCCGTACGATCGACCCGCTGTTCGACGATCCGGCGCTGATCGACGAGGTCACGGAACGGATTGTTACCGCGGCCGAAGTAGACCCCACCTATCGGGCGTTGTTTGTCGATAAGGAATAACCCCCTTCTCCTTGACCCTGGTCCCTGCTCCATGCTAGGCGGAGCGCACTTCGCACACCCGCGGTCCTTTTGGTCCGGTGCAGCGTTTCATACACTGGTGTACGACGGGCGATAGTCGCTTGTCTCGCGGGTGGAGGCTAACCGAAAGGGGTTTGTATGGAAACGGTCAGTATCAAGGCCTTGCTCGAGGCCGGAGTGCACTTCGGGCACCAGTGTTCACGGTGGGATCCGCGAATGAAGCCGTATCTCTTCACGGCGCGGAACGGCATCCACATCATCGACCTCGACAAGACGGTCAATCTCCTGATGAAGGCCTCGCACTTCGTGCTGGAGCAAGTGGCGCGTGGCGGGTCGGTGTTGTTCGTCGGGACGAAGCCGCAGGCGCAAGACGTCGTCGAAAAAGAGGCGACGCGGGCCGGGATGTTCCATGTCTGTCAACGGTGGTTGGGCGGCATGTTGACCAACTTCCGCACCATCAAGCAGAGCATCGATCGGTTGAAGGACTATTACACGCGCGTGGAAAACGGCGAGATGGCCAAGCTGCCGAAGAAGGAACAAATCCTGTTGGCGCGCGAAGCGGCCAAAATGCAGAAATCGCTCGGCGGGATCCGCGAGATGGATCATTTGCCGGCGGTGGTCGTGTTAGTCGATCCAAAACGCGAACAAACGGCGAAGCTGGAGGCCAATCGACTGCGGATTCCAGTAGTGGCGGTGGCCGATTCCAACTGTAATCCGAACGGGATCGATTTCATCATTCCCGGCAACGACGATGCGATTCGTTCCATTCAGTTGATCATCACCCAATTGGCGGATGCGTGTTTGGCCGGGACCGAAAAACGGCAGGCCGTAATTCGCAAGGAAGTCGAAGCGAAGGGGTCCGACGATAAAGCGGGGCCCGGTGGGGATGAGCGCAAGGTCGGCGGTCGTGGACGGGCCTATACCGGTCGGGAACGGGGCCGTTCCGGCGAAGAGGCCGCGCCGGCGCGCAAACCTGATGTCGTCGTCGTGCATTCGTAAATCACACGGGCATGTCGTGACTTTCCTGGGCCGCCGTGCGTATGGCGGTGGCCCAACAACGTAGTGGAGATAATGATGGCAACGATCAGTGCAGAGACAGTCAAGACCCTCCGAGAGCGGACGGGTGCCGGGATGATGGATTGCAAGCGCGCGCTGGAAGCGGCGTCGGGCGATTTGACCACGGCGGCGGATTGGTTGCGCAAACAAGGGATCGCGAAGGCCGCCAAGAAAGCGGGACGCTCGGCGAGCGAAGGGATGATCGCCGAATGCGTCTCTGCAGACGGGACCACCGTTGTCTTCGTGGAAGTGAATTGCGAGACGGACTTCGTCGCGAAGAACGACGAATTTCGCGCGTTCGCGGCCGGCGTAGCGCAGCTTGCATTGGATCAGAATCCACCCACGGTCGAGGCGTTGCGCGATTTGGCGATGAATGGGATGTCGGTGTCGCAGCGGCAGACCGAATTGACGGCGAAGATCGGCGAGAACATTGTGGTAGAGCGGATGGTGCGGCGCGCAGCGAGCGCGCAGCAGAAGAACGGTCGCTATATTCACGCCGGGGAAAAAATCGGCGTGTTGGTGATCTTCGACGACGCGAACGGCAAGCTGACGGCCGAGGCGGCGAAAGACGTTGCAATGCACGTCGCTGCAATGGACCCGCCGTATCTGCGACGCGACACCGTGCCGGCGAATACCGTGGAGCGGGAGCGGGACATTATTCGCGCTCAGCTCGCGGACGAAAAGAAGCCGGCGGAGATCTTGGAAAAGATCGTGGCCGGACGGATCAATAAATTTTATGCGGAACAGTGTCTGGAAGAGCAGGTCTTTGTGAAGGACCCGCAAGGGAAGCAGACCGTGGCGCAGGCGTTGAAGGCGTTGGACGGTCAGATTCGCATTGCGGAGATGGTCCGCTTCCAAGTGGGCGATCGTGAGGGCGCGTAAATGGCAACTCCGGTGGCGTATCGGCGCATTTTGCTGAAGGTCTCGGGCGAGGCGTTGCAAGACCCTGCGGTGAAAAGCGGTATTTGTCCGCCGGTTGTGGAATCGTTCGCCGCGGAAGTGCGCGAGGTCCACGCGTTGGGCGTGGAAATGGCGATCGTCTTAGGCGGCGGCAATATCTTTCGCGGGACGTCGTCGCTCGCCGCCGGGATGGATCGGGCGCACGCCGATTACATGGGGATGTTGGCCACGGTGATTAACGGGCTGGCGCTGCAAGATGCGTTGGAACGGCTGGGCGTGCATACGCGGGTCATGACCGCCGTGACGATGCAACAAGTGGCCGAGCCGTATATTCGGCGGCGCGCGTTGCGCCATATGGAAAAAGGTCGGGTCGTGATCTTTGTCGGCGGTACGGGAAATCCGTATTTTTCCACCGACACCGCCGCCAGTCTGCGCGCGATGGAAATCCAGGCCGAGATCCTGATGAAGGGGACGAAAGTCGACGGCGTCTACGACAGCGATCCGGTCAAGAACGCCGCGGCGAAGCGCTTTACCGAACTGACGTATCTCGAAGTGTTGCAACAAGGACTCAAAGTGATGGATTCGACCGCCATCTCGATGTGCATGGACAACAAGCTCCCTATTCTGGTGTTTGATCTCTTTACTCCAGGAAATCTGAAACGCGCGGTCGCTGGGGAGCGGATTGGAACCACGGTGCACCCATGAAAGCGCTCGTAGAAAAATCGCGTCAGCAGATGGAGCAGAGTTTAGAACATCTCCGTGCGGAACTCACTAAGATCCGCACCGGGCGCGCGTCGTTGGGGTTGGTCCAAGACGTGCGCGTCGAGGCCTACGGTCAGCAAATGCCGCTGCACCAAGTGGCCACACTGAATATCCCGGAACCGCGGCTGATCACCATCCAACCGTGGGATGCCTCGCTGATTGGCGCGATCGAGCGGGCGATCCTCCAGGCCCAATTGGGCTTGAGTCCCGGCAACGACGGCCATCTGATTCGGCTTCCGATCCCGCCGCTGACTGAAGATCGGCGGAAGGAATTGGTCAAAGTGGTGAAGCGGATCGGAGAAGAGACCAAAGTGGCGATCCGCAACGGGCGGCGCGACGCGAATGAGTCCCTGAAAGAAATGGAAAAGGCGGGGGCCCATTCCGAAGACGACGTGAAGCGGACGCATCAAGACATTCAAAAATTGACCGATGCGATCATCCTGAAGGTGGATGAGACGGTGGCGGTCAAAGAAAAAGAGATCATGACCGTCTGATGAATCCGCTACCGACACATGTGGCCATTATCCCGGATGGGAACGGGCGTTGGGCACAGCAGCGCGGACTTTCGCGCGTGGAGGGGCACCGTCGTGGTGTGGAAGTGGTGGATGACATCGTCACTGCGGCGCGCGAGTTGGGCGTGCGTTATCTCACCATCTATTCATTTTCCGATGAAAATTGGGCGCGACCGGCGGAAGAAGTCGAGGCCCTGATGGTGCTGCTCGACGCCTACTTGCGTTCCAAACGCGAAAAAATGTGCGCGCAACGGGTGCGACTGCGGACGATCGGCGATACGTCGCGTCTCCCGGCCGTGGTGCAGGCGGGGTTACGCGAGACGATGGCCGCCACGGCGGGGGGCGATGCGCTGACGCTGGTCTTGGCGCTCAGTTACGGCGCGCGGGCCGAAATCTGTCGCGCCTTTGCGCGGGCCGTCGCGGCGGGCGTCTCGACCGTGACGCCGGAGCAACTCGGGGCCTACCTCGATACCGCCGAATTCCCTGAGCCGGAGCTCCTGATTCGCACGAGCGGCGAATGGCGGATCAGTAATTTTCTGCTGTGGCAACTGGCCTACACGGAACTGAATATTGTCCCGCAACTGTGGCCCGACTTTACCGCAGAGGACTTTCGGGCGGCGGTAGCGGCGTATCAACAACGGGAACGGCGTTTCGGCCGTGTAACCAGCTAAACCGATGCTGCTGACGCGCATTTTCACCGCTCTGTTATTGATCGCCGTGATCGCCACGACGTTAGTGGTCGGCTCGGCGGCGCTCTTTCGGGGCCTCGTGTTGTTGGCGGTCCTCTTTGCGCTCGCGGAATTTTATCGCCTGACGCTGGGCGCGTCGCGGGTCTATCGCTTGACGGCGACACTGCTTGGTCTCGGATTGGCGGCCTGTCAAAGTTGGCATTTGCCGTGGGAGCGTTGGTTGTGGGCGATGGCGTTGGTGCTGGCCGTGGTGCTGCTGTGGCGGGCGACCACGTTGGAGCGCTTCGCCGCGCGCTGGGGCGTCGCGCTGTTAGGCTCGATCTATATCGGGAGCACGTTGCCGTATCTGAGCTGGCTCCGCGCGCTCGACCACGGCCGCGCATTGGTTGCGATGACGCTCGCGATGGTCGCGCTCTCCGACTCCGCCGCGTTTGCGGTCGGGCGGACGCTCGGGCGACGCAAACTGGCTCCGCTGACCAGTCCAAATAAAACGCTGGAAGGATTCATTGCCGGATTTGCGGGTTCTATCGTTGGCATGCTCGGATGTCGTGCGCTATGGTGGCCGGAATTTCCGTTATTGGCCGCCGTCCAGCTCGGATTGGTGATCGGACTGGT from Deltaproteobacteria bacterium encodes the following:
- a CDS encoding inositol-3-phosphate synthase; amino-acid sequence: MAPTPRPIAPAAGKLGILLPGLGAVSTTFVAGIEAVRRELGRPIGSLTQMGRIRLGKRTEKNVPFIKDFVPLAGLDQLAFAAWDCFPDNAYDAAVKAGVLERPLLDTLRDTLTNLRPFPAAFDRNYVRRLEGTHCKKGTRREMAEQVGADIDQFIKQSGVSRCVMVWCASTEVFTEPGPAHASLKAFEAALDADDQTIAPSMLYAYAALKRGIPFANGAPNLTVDTPAMQELAREHGAPIAGKDFKTGQTLMKTIVAPGLRSRMLGIDGWFSANILGNRDGEVLDDPDSFKTKEESKLSVLETILQPELHPELYANLYHKVRINYYPPRGDNKEGWDNIDISGWLGYPMQIKIDFLCRDSILAAPLVLDIALFMDLAKRAGMKGIQEWISFYFKSPMVGAGLYPEHNLFIQDMKLKNTLRYLMGEEQITHLGIEYYS
- the rpsB gene encoding 30S ribosomal protein S2 translates to METVSIKALLEAGVHFGHQCSRWDPRMKPYLFTARNGIHIIDLDKTVNLLMKASHFVLEQVARGGSVLFVGTKPQAQDVVEKEATRAGMFHVCQRWLGGMLTNFRTIKQSIDRLKDYYTRVENGEMAKLPKKEQILLAREAAKMQKSLGGIREMDHLPAVVVLVDPKREQTAKLEANRLRIPVVAVADSNCNPNGIDFIIPGNDDAIRSIQLIITQLADACLAGTEKRQAVIRKEVEAKGSDDKAGPGGDERKVGGRGRAYTGRERGRSGEEAAPARKPDVVVVHS
- a CDS encoding elongation factor Ts, translated to MATISAETVKTLRERTGAGMMDCKRALEAASGDLTTAADWLRKQGIAKAAKKAGRSASEGMIAECVSADGTTVVFVEVNCETDFVAKNDEFRAFAAGVAQLALDQNPPTVEALRDLAMNGMSVSQRQTELTAKIGENIVVERMVRRAASAQQKNGRYIHAGEKIGVLVIFDDANGKLTAEAAKDVAMHVAAMDPPYLRRDTVPANTVERERDIIRAQLADEKKPAEILEKIVAGRINKFYAEQCLEEQVFVKDPQGKQTVAQALKALDGQIRIAEMVRFQVGDREGA
- a CDS encoding UMP kinase, whose amino-acid sequence is MATPVAYRRILLKVSGEALQDPAVKSGICPPVVESFAAEVREVHALGVEMAIVLGGGNIFRGTSSLAAGMDRAHADYMGMLATVINGLALQDALERLGVHTRVMTAVTMQQVAEPYIRRRALRHMEKGRVVIFVGGTGNPYFSTDTAASLRAMEIQAEILMKGTKVDGVYDSDPVKNAAAKRFTELTYLEVLQQGLKVMDSTAISMCMDNKLPILVFDLFTPGNLKRAVAGERIGTTVHP
- the frr gene encoding ribosome recycling factor, which codes for MKALVEKSRQQMEQSLEHLRAELTKIRTGRASLGLVQDVRVEAYGQQMPLHQVATLNIPEPRLITIQPWDASLIGAIERAILQAQLGLSPGNDGHLIRLPIPPLTEDRRKELVKVVKRIGEETKVAIRNGRRDANESLKEMEKAGAHSEDDVKRTHQDIQKLTDAIILKVDETVAVKEKEIMTV
- the uppS gene encoding di-trans,poly-cis-decaprenylcistransferase, with product MNPLPTHVAIIPDGNGRWAQQRGLSRVEGHRRGVEVVDDIVTAARELGVRYLTIYSFSDENWARPAEEVEALMVLLDAYLRSKREKMCAQRVRLRTIGDTSRLPAVVQAGLRETMAATAGGDALTLVLALSYGARAEICRAFARAVAAGVSTVTPEQLGAYLDTAEFPEPELLIRTSGEWRISNFLLWQLAYTELNIVPQLWPDFTAEDFRAAVAAYQQRERRFGRVTS
- a CDS encoding phosphatidate cytidylyltransferase: MLLTRIFTALLLIAVIATTLVVGSAALFRGLVLLAVLFALAEFYRLTLGASRVYRLTATLLGLGLAACQSWHLPWERWLWAMALVLAVVLLWRATTLERFAARWGVALLGSIYIGSTLPYLSWLRALDHGRALVAMTLAMVALSDSAAFAVGRTLGRRKLAPLTSPNKTLEGFIAGFAGSIVGMLGCRALWWPEFPLLAAVQLGLVIGLVAPIGDLIESAVKRGAHVKDSGQMLPGHGGMLDRCDAYLFSAPIVYYFVTWLGISH